Within the Oryzias melastigma strain HK-1 linkage group LG8, ASM292280v2, whole genome shotgun sequence genome, the region atcaaactttacaattatttaaagtttaatttaatcaaCAATTTCCTTTGTGTATTCTTCTGTTTCTCAATTTCAAGTGCTAGAGAATGAACTCCAGATTCGAATCGACCAGATCTTCAATCAACTTGAGCGACTTGAGATCCTAGTCAGCAAGGAACCACCAAATCGCCGCCAGAACGCCAAATTGTAAGTTTTGGAGTGACGGTGGTCATAAAGCGCCAAAAGTGACAGGGAGAACCATCTCTCATGCGGAGGGTGTAGAAGACGAGACAGGCAGCCCGTCCTGCCCCGAGGCGACGAGTCtctataaaaacatttcctcaGAAGCCCCGTCATCACCAGCATTCCTGCTGCATCGAGCAGATTCATCTTTGAGCTGGGTAAACAGGCCTCGGGGGACACAGTTTATCCCATCCCAGAGCTTTCCTGTGATCCCAGCAGGTCTCTGGGAGCTGGGAGGGACTCTTCATTTCAGTTGCATGAGATTTGAAGTCAGCAGAAATGGTGTTATCCAAAGAACCATGAAGGGTACAGTCAAACTTGTAATAAACAAGACACATAAAAGTTCTATAAATTAGATTAGTgatgtaaaaagtttttatgttcCTTCTGTCTAATTTTGAGCAACTGGGATTATTTAAAGTCccgttaattttctttttacatgtcTTTCATCgtcaaaaaaatgctacaataacatattaaaaacacaatttcaattaCAATCGGCTAGaacaagggtgtcaaactcgatcacactGTAGGTCGGGGGCCaaaaaggacaaacatttatagactcacaaaaataactaaatcgtttaaacttttcaactttaaaaatgtaactttttaaacataaatatgaataaaaacaggaatattattccagaataaatcaatttaaaccttaaataacttaatattttggtctcattttatataaaaaaacaaaacttagaaatatcccaaaagatttttctctccataaaatatattccATCACAGTTTTACAAGatatcattaataataataataataatatagaatgatctggagggctggatataattaaCCACTTGAGCTAGAAAGAAAATGTAGTATTTCCCTTCAGCTGAGAAAATTAGTAAAAGATACAATCTGTTTATACATCAGTtattcagaggaaaaaaaaagtgtttttctctgcTGTCTCAGACGAGTCGACCAGCTGAAGTACGACGTCCAGCACCTACGGACTGCTCTACAAAACTTCCAACATCGACGCTATACCAGAGAGGCGCAGGACAGAGAGCGGGAGGAACTGCTGAGCCGCACTTTCACCACAAACGTAAGTCACCAGATCCAGAAAAAAGGCCGAAATACAAACTGTGGCTTGTATTGATTGACAGTATCTAAGAAAGTACAAATTCCCTAACGTGTCAATAAAATCTGCAACTTGTTTACCGACTTTATTGGTGCTGGAAGCCGAAagtggctaaaaaaaaacaaaaagtggaataaaatctgttttatttaacagGACGCAGATACATCCATCCCCATTGATGAAACCCTGCAGTTTAACACCAATTTGCACAACGCACACAGAGGAATGGATGACCTCCTGGGGAGCGGCAGCAGCATACTCAACGGCCTCAGAGATCAGAGGTCTACACTGAAGGTTCgtatggaaataaaaaacaaaaatgagtcCGTATGGTTGTGTTTGATCCACAGAGCTGGTCATAATTCCTCTTTGTTACTGAGCGTATTCTCAGTCACAGTGAGTCCATGTTTCCAGGGAGGAGATGGGCTTCCTGGTTTGGCTTCAGACGTCCCCTTATCAGGGTGTGACTGATCACCACCCAACCATGAGAAACTCTCCATGCCCAGAATGTGTTGGCACTCACAAAAGCAATAGAAAATGATGATAAACGCTGACATTTCATTACTCTTGTCCTGGTTCCGAACAGGGGACCCATAAGAAGATGCTGGACGTGGCTAACATGCTGGGGCTCTCCAACACCGTGATGAGACTGATAGAGCGGAGAGCCACACAAGATAAGTTCATCATGATCGGAGGCATGCTGCTGACCTGCGTCTTCATGTTCTTGGTGATCAGATATCTGGCCTGATCCGTTTCAGCAGCCCGTCATCCCACAACAATATGAaattttccattcatttttattaatggatTTCCACCATTATCTTAAGACTTTTGCTAAATGCTAAGGTTGAAGAAAATCCAATTTACTTACAGTATTTTGGGCGATTAAAGCTCCTAGAGGATATCTGCTGCTTTCCCCAGATTCACTGCCAGTCATTCAAAACCACTGTAGAAACTGTAAATCTTtacttttgttgcattttcctTTCTGTAACAGGAATGCAAATCTTCAGAATACTTTGtataattttagtattttttctgtcGTCTTATGAGTTCTCAGCTTATTAGGCAGATCAATAAAGACAGGTGGAAGAATTTTACAACAAACACCATcttataaattaaaactaaaactctgggaacattaaatgaaacaattatCTTAAAATAAGCAAGCAGTCCTCAGAATGATGATGTGCGTTCTGTATGGGTCTAGTCTCACTGTGTGAGTAATTTaccaacagaataaaatgtttcctttgtaAACCTTCCTTTATTTGGATTTGTGTGACGAGAGCTCCATCTTCTGTCTGCTGCACCCAAACTACACttgcaagataaaaaaaaaatgcaatatcaCCGACTCAACTCATTCTGGATAAAACACAGGAACTcaagatttttatttgtttttttttggaacaaagttatgtttttaaaaaatacatagttgCTACTGACTGACAAGACCACCCGGTTGCTGTTCCAGCCCCTCTCAGCTGGAAGAATTTAGAAACAAGGTTTTGGTAAAATACATACCGACTCAAGTCTgcttctttaaccctttagagCGTTAATCATCTACAgaacttttatttacaaaattacacaaaagccaaaaaaaaaaaaacaaaaaaaaacacggcCCTTCAATTGAAGAGCctttttttacctaaataatttaaaacaaacaaaaaaaacattattgcaGTATTCTACAATGTATATTGTTACATGATGCAAAAGCACCACTTTGATGTACAGATTTCAGTGCAATTTTTTTCACGTTCCCTCAAACGGGGGGACATAGAGTTTGTTTTAAGTGTATCGCATATCAAAACCCTCACATTTCCTTCGGCAACATGCCAGCTCAACACCACGTTTGTACTTTTATGGTTATAAACGGCGGGTTTCTTTACATTATACATTGATATATATACACGTTACTGCATTACAAATCATTGTGATaccaaaaaatccaaaacagaatGACAACAAAACCTAGAAATCAGACATGTTGAGCACATCCTGTTATACAGCAGGATTTGTGTGTCTCTGGGACAAAACCACTTAATTTTTGCTGTCCCcaaatgttttaatcttaagtCTTTTTGGCTTAGTGAGCCAAAAACTTGAACATaatgtgtttagaaaaaaagtccagtGGTTTACTTTATCAATAATTCATCCCATTTTGGAGCTGAAGGTCTAAAAGTCTGccccaattttaaaaaaaattctggagaaacaaaaactgatttacATGACGGgttcaaaatgtttcaaatctgtGGAGGGTGTTCATGTAATAATAGTCTTTGATGACTTAATGCTCAATAATTCATGTCGTTGGATCAGTAAAATCGTAGTTTTACTGGACGTTGTGGTTTAACACATAATCAAAACCGAATGCTTCAACCCTTAAGCGTCCCTCAGGAGCCGTGGTTTGGGGGGTGCTGGAGGTCCTGTCCTGAAAAAATGGGGTGCAGAAGCGGGTGGAGCTGGAGGGCcgctgcagcagcagcctgGGAGGGGCGGGGGGTGAAGAGCGCCGGGTAGAGGGCGGTGTGGGGAACGTGGTGGAGCGCCAGAGGGGTGTGGTGAAGAGCGGAAGCGGGAATAATGTGGATGGGCTGACCGGAGAGGAAGGCGGTGTGGtgggcgggaatcaaacccgcgTGTCCCAGAGAGTGTCCCAAAGAATGACTGAGTGAGTGACCCAGAGGAGACAGGGAGATGGGGGTCAGGTGGTGCTGGGGAATGTGATGCACCTGGGCCAGCTGGGCGTGTGCAGGATGAGGGTGGTGGGCGTGCGCCGGATGGATGCCCATCGCCGCGGCGGTAGCTGCGTGGTGCTGCAGGATGGCGTGTTGGACTGTGGCGATGGACGTGCCGGAGGCTACAGACACAGCCGGTTGCTGAATGTGTATCTGTTGCAGGGCTTGTGGAGGGGGGGCAGGCGCTAAATTAGCAGCTGCAGCGgcggctgcagcagctgctgctgcagagggaAAGGCTTTGACTTGTTTGGCCAAAAGCTGCTGCTGAATGTGCTGCTGTGCGGCCTGCTGCAGTTTGCTGTACTTCTCCATCTCCTCAGGCGTGAACGTGATTGGCTGACTCTCCAAAGGCGCCAGCCCGTCCTCCTCCGCTTCGATTCCATCTTCCTCCAGATTAGGAGGCGGGTAAGCAGGGTAGGCGTGCATctgcggctgctgctgctgcatctcaGGCATCATCGACTCCATCACGGGGTTCTGGGACGGGTCCTGTCCAGGTTCTAACTGGTACTGGGGCATCATTATGGAAGGGTCCTGCTCAAACAGCGGCCGGTTTTCTTGCTGATCTTGATCTTCTGCGGCGGGGAGCTGCTGCGTCTCGTCTTGTGCGACTGTCATCTGTGGAGTCTCTTCCACCTTCTGCACTGGTGGAGCCGGAGGCGGCGGCGGAGGAGGAAACTCTCTGATGGGCTCTACCAGGATGACCTCTTTCTCATCGGAGCCTTTCCCCAGGCCATACTTGTCTCCGTCGTCAGGTCTGGTCAGGGGAATTATAGGCTTCTTCCCCGCCAGCAGCTTGCCATAAAGCGGCAACATGGCTTTGCTTCCCAGGGTTGGGGGTAGTTTTGGACCGAAATAGCCCTGCGGTGGATCCTTAATTTTAATCCCAGATTTGGTTCCTGAGGAAGAATCATCTGAACTTCTCTTGGACTGAACTTTTTCCAGCAGCTGCCGTGCAGTGAGAGTGTTTTTCTGCTCCCCTGCGTCTCGGGACAGCCCTGACCGCAGCGCCTGCGAGCTGGAGGTGTTCCGGCTGAGGCCGCGTGACGACGACGTCCTCGGGGACTGGGAGCGGTAGATGCGAGAGCGGTTGAAGTCTCTGCGGGTGTTGTCGCTCTCCCCTCGGCCCCTGGTGCTGCGCCGGTGAGGGGAGCCTTTGTTTGAGCTGGAGGAGCGGCTTGCGGAGCTGCGACTGCGGCTGTAGCTGCGGCGGTAAGACCTCGCGCTCGTGCTGCGACTCCAGCTGCTGGAACTTCTCGAGCTGCTTCGCCTGTGTCGCCTGTGCCGTTTCCGGCGGCTGTAGCTGCGCGATCGTGAGCGGGACTcttctgaggaggaggaggagtactCGCGTCTTCGTGATCGCCTGCGGCTCCCCCTGCGCTCGTACTCGGAGTCTGACGACCGTTTGGAGCGCCTCCGTCTGCGGCCTTCTGTGCTGTAGTCACTGTAGCTGTCGGAGTAGCTGCGGCTGCGGTGGCTGTAAGCGCTGCTTGCTGCAGAGGAACGCTCAGAGCTGCTGGAGTAGGAGCGACTCCGCGACGCTTGACCGCGATGGTGGCGTCGACTGCTGCCCCTCCTCTCCCCTCGTCTCGAGGAGCGGCTGCAAGACCTTTTGGATTCCTCGCTGTGGTGTCGCCGCTGTTCCCGCGGGCTTAACCGGCGGTGGCGTGAGCGCTGGGTGTTGGAGCTGCCCTCCTCTTCACTCTCACTGCTGGGAGGTCTACCATGACCGGGGCTCTTGTGAGCAGAAGTGGAACACGAGGCACTCTGAGAAGCGCTGGAGTCGTTCTTGTGTCTCTTGGAGCCACTGGGCTCCTCTGAGGAGTTGCTCTTCTCACAACTTTTCCCCGTTCCTCCTTCCTCCGCTCCAGGCTTGGCAGGCACTTCCTTGGCGGGACGTTTTCTCTTTCCCAGTTCCACTCCTCCAGTTTCTTTTGCTCCTGTTGTTATCTGAGAGGACGACGCCACAGCTTTGTCTTCTGACTTTGCTTTTACGCTCTCTTTTTCCTCTCCAGTAGCTTCCTCTTGATTCGGATTCTTGTTTTTGCTCTTCTtccgtttgtgttttttcttcttctttggctTTTCCTGAGTAACCTCAGTTCCCGCCTCAGCTTCCTCCGCTGGagctttttctttcccttttcgTTTTGAATGCTTTGCAGACTTCttatgcttcttcttcttcttttttttcttcgcaCTATCGGTTGCGGGTTTTTGCTCGCCGCTTTCCGACGGGCTGGGATCTCCTTTAGTCGCCGGTTTGTCTGCATCCGCGCTCATCCCGGGTTCAGGCGCTGCGTCGGCAGGCGTTCCTTCTTGCTTCTTGCTTTCGGCCTCTTCGCCAGACTTCGGGGACTTCACCGCTTTTCCACCGGGCATCTTTTTGTTTCTCGACAGTTTGAAGTCAAAATACAGCGGATTGCAGCTGTAAGACAAGGAGGGTTGAGCTTCGGTGAACTCGAGCAGCTCCGTCGGCCACTGAAGGGTTGTACTTTCATCTTTACTCAGGACGGGGAAGAAAGGACCAGTGGGGATTTTTGGACCAGTGTTTAAACTAGTTTTATCAgtcgcttcttcttctttctgagTAGAAGCAGCTGAAGTTGTTGCAGTTGAAGCTGCGTCTACTGCACATGAGGAGGTCTCCTCTTCTGTTTTCACCTTGGGTGATGGAGGAGCTGGTTCTGGCTCAGTAgttaaagcttcattttcttgcTCTTCTTTATTGTCTTGGGGTTCTGTAGTGTTAGACTCTTTCGGGTCAGAACTTTTTTCgcactttttttcctcttgcatCTCCTGGCCATCCTCTTCCTCGTCCTCTTTGCTCTGGTTCTGATCTGAAGCCTTCATGAACAACAGAAACTGGAAGTGTGGTTTGACCCGGCAATGAGCAGGAGGTATATAATGGTAGTACTGAGGCTCCTGTCCAGTATATCCTTCCTCttttttcatcatcatcttcaatTTGTTGAGCGTGGAGGCCAGTGAGGCTCCGTTATCAGGCTGCTGCACATCGTCCACAGCAGCTGCACCGCCTCCCTCTACTGCCTCCACTCCTCCAGATCCTCCTCTTGGGCTGTCCATGATGCACCCTGACGCCTCCTCTTGTCCTGCAGCCTTTTCTCCCTCCTGGATCTCCTCTCCCTCTGGAACCTCCTCGCAGTGATCGGTGAAAACGGCAGCAGCCGTCTCCAACTTCACCGGGGCTTTCTTGGCAAAAGAGAATGACACGCCCAAtttggaggagctgctgggGGTTGGGGAGGAGGTGTTCCTCCCCAGGGAAAAACTAATAGCCGGGCCCTGTTTTGGGGAGGACTGACCAGTTTTCTCTAACGGTGCAGCCTCCAGAATAGCATCAGTCAAAACAGGGGTTTCAACTAACATGCTTTCACCGTCCTCTCCATCGACCGCCACCGTGGTCGTTTTGAACATTGGTCCACTTCCTGGAGTCCTgcaacacaaaagcaaaaaagatgCGATTATGAAGATTATCCA harbors:
- the gosr2 gene encoding Golgi SNAP receptor complex member 2, with amino-acid sequence METLYHQTNKQIQEVQSLMGNLEKTDRQSVHLLENELQIRIDQIFNQLERLEILVSKEPPNRRQNAKLRVDQLKYDVQHLRTALQNFQHRRYTREAQDREREELLSRTFTTNDADTSIPIDETLQFNTNLHNAHRGMDDLLGSGSSILNGLRDQRSTLKGTHKKMLDVANMLGLSNTVMRLIERRATQDKFIMIGGMLLTCVFMFLVIRYLA
- the gpatch8 gene encoding G patch domain-containing protein 8 isoform X3, yielding MGMGRMEMELDYAEDATEKRRVLEVEKEDTEELRQKYKDQVEKEKAIAKALEDLRANFYCELCDKQYTKHQEFDNHINSYDHAHKQRLKELKQREFARNVSSRSRKDGKKQEKMLRRLHELAEQRKQDKQNRTPGSGPMFKTTTVAVDGEDGESMLVETPVLTDAILEAAPLEKTGQSSPKQGPAISFSLGRNTSSPTPSSSSKLGVSFSFAKKAPVKLETAAAVFTDHCEEVPEGEEIQEGEKAAGQEEASGCIMDSPRGGSGGVEAVEGGGAAAVDDVQQPDNGASLASTLNKLKMMMKKEEGYTGQEPQYYHYIPPAHCRVKPHFQFLLFMKASDQNQSKEDEEEDGQEMQEEKKCEKSSDPKESNTTEPQDNKEEQENEALTTEPEPAPPSPKVKTEEETSSCAVDAASTATTSAASTQKEEEATDKTSLNTGPKIPTGPFFPVLSKDESTTLQWPTELLEFTEAQPSLSYSCNPLYFDFKLSRNKKMPGGKAVKSPKSGEEAESKKQEGTPADAAPEPGMSADADKPATKGDPSPSESGEQKPATDSAKKKKKKKKHKKSAKHSKRKGKEKAPAEEAEAGTEVTQEKPKKKKKHKRKKSKNKNPNQEEATGEEKESVKAKSEDKAVASSSQITTGAKETGGVELGKRKRPAKEVPAKPGAEEGGTGKSCEKSNSSEEPSGSKRHKNDSSASQSASCSTSAHKSPGHGRPPSSESEEEGSSNTQRSRHRRLSPREQRRHHSEESKRSCSRSSRRGERRGSSRRHHRGQASRSRSYSSSSERSSAASSAYSHRSRSYSDSYSDYSTEGRRRRRSKRSSDSEYERRGSRRRSRRREYSSSSSEESRSRSRSYSRRKRHRRHRRSSSRSSSSWSRSTSARSYRRSYSRSRSSASRSSSSNKGSPHRRSTRGRGESDNTRRDFNRSRIYRSQSPRTSSSRGLSRNTSSSQALRSGLSRDAGEQKNTLTARQLLEKVQSKRSSDDSSSGTKSGIKIKDPPQGYFGPKLPPTLGSKAMLPLYGKLLAGKKPIIPLTRPDDGDKYGLGKGSDEKEVILVEPIREFPPPPPPPAPPVQKVEETPQMTVAQDETQQLPAAEDQDQQENRPLFEQDPSIMMPQYQLEPGQDPSQNPVMESMMPEMQQQQPQMHAYPAYPPPNLEEDGIEAEEDGLAPLESQPITFTPEEMEKYSKLQQAAQQHIQQQLLAKQVKAFPSAAAAAAAAAAAANLAPAPPPQALQQIHIQQPAVSVASGTSIATVQHAILQHHAATAAAMGIHPAHAHHPHPAHAQLAQVHHIPQHHLTPISLSPLGHSLSHSLGHSLGHAGLIPAHHTAFLSGQPIHIIPASALHHTPLALHHVPHTALYPALFTPRPSQAAAAAALQLHPLLHPIFSGQDLQHPPNHGS
- the gpatch8 gene encoding G patch domain-containing protein 8 isoform X1, coding for MADRFSRFNEERDFQGGNHFDQYEEGQLELEQASLDKPIESDNIGHRLLQKHGWKLGQGLGKTMQGRTDPVPIIVKYDVMGMGRMEMELDYAEDATEKRRVLEVEKEDTEELRQKYKDQVEKEKAIAKALEDLRANFYCELCDKQYTKHQEFDNHINSYDHAHKQRLKELKQREFARNVSSRSRKDGKKQEKMLRRLHELAEQRKQDKQNRTPGSGPMFKTTTVAVDGEDGESMLVETPVLTDAILEAAPLEKTGQSSPKQGPAISFSLGRNTSSPTPSSSSKLGVSFSFAKKAPVKLETAAAVFTDHCEEVPEGEEIQEGEKAAGQEEASGCIMDSPRGGSGGVEAVEGGGAAAVDDVQQPDNGASLASTLNKLKMMMKKEEGYTGQEPQYYHYIPPAHCRVKPHFQFLLFMKASDQNQSKEDEEEDGQEMQEEKKCEKSSDPKESNTTEPQDNKEEQENEALTTEPEPAPPSPKVKTEEETSSCAVDAASTATTSAASTQKEEEATDKTSLNTGPKIPTGPFFPVLSKDESTTLQWPTELLEFTEAQPSLSYSCNPLYFDFKLSRNKKMPGGKAVKSPKSGEEAESKKQEGTPADAAPEPGMSADADKPATKGDPSPSESGEQKPATDSAKKKKKKKKHKKSAKHSKRKGKEKAPAEEAEAGTEVTQEKPKKKKKHKRKKSKNKNPNQEEATGEEKESVKAKSEDKAVASSSQITTGAKETGGVELGKRKRPAKEVPAKPGAEEGGTGKSCEKSNSSEEPSGSKRHKNDSSASQSASCSTSAHKSPGHGRPPSSESEEEGSSNTQRSRHRRLSPREQRRHHSEESKRSCSRSSRRGERRGSSRRHHRGQASRSRSYSSSSERSSAASSAYSHRSRSYSDSYSDYSTEGRRRRRSKRSSDSEYERRGSRRRSRRREYSSSSSEESRSRSRSYSRRKRHRRHRRSSSRSSSSWSRSTSARSYRRSYSRSRSSASRSSSSNKGSPHRRSTRGRGESDNTRRDFNRSRIYRSQSPRTSSSRGLSRNTSSSQALRSGLSRDAGEQKNTLTARQLLEKVQSKRSSDDSSSGTKSGIKIKDPPQGYFGPKLPPTLGSKAMLPLYGKLLAGKKPIIPLTRPDDGDKYGLGKGSDEKEVILVEPIREFPPPPPPPAPPVQKVEETPQMTVAQDETQQLPAAEDQDQQENRPLFEQDPSIMMPQYQLEPGQDPSQNPVMESMMPEMQQQQPQMHAYPAYPPPNLEEDGIEAEEDGLAPLESQPITFTPEEMEKYSKLQQAAQQHIQQQLLAKQVKAFPSAAAAAAAAAAAANLAPAPPPQALQQIHIQQPAVSVASGTSIATVQHAILQHHAATAAAMGIHPAHAHHPHPAHAQLAQVHHIPQHHLTPISLSPLGHSLSHSLGHSLGHAGLIPAHHTAFLSGQPIHIIPASALHHTPLALHHVPHTALYPALFTPRPSQAAAAAALQLHPLLHPIFSGQDLQHPPNHGS
- the gpatch8 gene encoding G patch domain-containing protein 8 isoform X2, whose amino-acid sequence is MQGRTDPVPIIVKYDVMGMGRMEMELDYAEDATEKRRVLEVEKEDTEELRQKYKDQVEKEKAIAKALEDLRANFYCELCDKQYTKHQEFDNHINSYDHAHKQRLKELKQREFARNVSSRSRKDGKKQEKMLRRLHELAEQRKQDKQNRTPGSGPMFKTTTVAVDGEDGESMLVETPVLTDAILEAAPLEKTGQSSPKQGPAISFSLGRNTSSPTPSSSSKLGVSFSFAKKAPVKLETAAAVFTDHCEEVPEGEEIQEGEKAAGQEEASGCIMDSPRGGSGGVEAVEGGGAAAVDDVQQPDNGASLASTLNKLKMMMKKEEGYTGQEPQYYHYIPPAHCRVKPHFQFLLFMKASDQNQSKEDEEEDGQEMQEEKKCEKSSDPKESNTTEPQDNKEEQENEALTTEPEPAPPSPKVKTEEETSSCAVDAASTATTSAASTQKEEEATDKTSLNTGPKIPTGPFFPVLSKDESTTLQWPTELLEFTEAQPSLSYSCNPLYFDFKLSRNKKMPGGKAVKSPKSGEEAESKKQEGTPADAAPEPGMSADADKPATKGDPSPSESGEQKPATDSAKKKKKKKKHKKSAKHSKRKGKEKAPAEEAEAGTEVTQEKPKKKKKHKRKKSKNKNPNQEEATGEEKESVKAKSEDKAVASSSQITTGAKETGGVELGKRKRPAKEVPAKPGAEEGGTGKSCEKSNSSEEPSGSKRHKNDSSASQSASCSTSAHKSPGHGRPPSSESEEEGSSNTQRSRHRRLSPREQRRHHSEESKRSCSRSSRRGERRGSSRRHHRGQASRSRSYSSSSERSSAASSAYSHRSRSYSDSYSDYSTEGRRRRRSKRSSDSEYERRGSRRRSRRREYSSSSSEESRSRSRSYSRRKRHRRHRRSSSRSSSSWSRSTSARSYRRSYSRSRSSASRSSSSNKGSPHRRSTRGRGESDNTRRDFNRSRIYRSQSPRTSSSRGLSRNTSSSQALRSGLSRDAGEQKNTLTARQLLEKVQSKRSSDDSSSGTKSGIKIKDPPQGYFGPKLPPTLGSKAMLPLYGKLLAGKKPIIPLTRPDDGDKYGLGKGSDEKEVILVEPIREFPPPPPPPAPPVQKVEETPQMTVAQDETQQLPAAEDQDQQENRPLFEQDPSIMMPQYQLEPGQDPSQNPVMESMMPEMQQQQPQMHAYPAYPPPNLEEDGIEAEEDGLAPLESQPITFTPEEMEKYSKLQQAAQQHIQQQLLAKQVKAFPSAAAAAAAAAAAANLAPAPPPQALQQIHIQQPAVSVASGTSIATVQHAILQHHAATAAAMGIHPAHAHHPHPAHAQLAQVHHIPQHHLTPISLSPLGHSLSHSLGHSLGHAGLIPAHHTAFLSGQPIHIIPASALHHTPLALHHVPHTALYPALFTPRPSQAAAAAALQLHPLLHPIFSGQDLQHPPNHGS